The following coding sequences are from one Musa acuminata AAA Group cultivar baxijiao chromosome BXJ2-4, Cavendish_Baxijiao_AAA, whole genome shotgun sequence window:
- the LOC135609118 gene encoding uncharacterized protein LOC135609118 codes for MFSLIRRYESLFPSKPSSLKPSASSATRSLEEALPLCLRSLLPIPGDSPGVPLRWLHRAVRILALTLAATAALVSDRSLPGGVDSDALTAHLDAGVSFLDACNAASAEIAQLEHRLLPLRVALRILRPDEVDGDENALRRARRAIAEWESTPSGEIGRSAGELIRRMAPDEPPRGSASAVRRVTYAVESLSRLVMAAVVAVLGGGEGKALLGEIRVSGEWPWAEAFNEVAAAVSGRLRVALPGELEAVESAVRRLAGVIDDETEELGMAVEAVELTTEELTVGLDGLTDGVNGAFHAAMGTRTAALKSLRCRLRGCS; via the coding sequence ATGTTTTCCTTAATTAGGCGTTATGAGTCACTCTTCCCATCGAAGCCGTCGTCACTGAAGCCCTCGGCCTCGTCGGCCACTCGCTCATTGGAGGAAGCCCTCCCCCTCTGCCTTCGCTCCCTCCTCCCGATACCCGGAGACTCCCCGGGAGTCCCCCTGCGTTGGCTCCACCGCGCCGTCCGCATCCTCGCCCTCACTCTCGCCGCCACCGCTGCCCTCGTCTCCGACCGTTCCCTCCCCGGTGGCGTCGATTCCGATGCACTGACTGCCCACCTCGACGCCGGAGTTTCCTTCCTCGACGCCTGCAACGCTGCCTCCGCCGAGATCGCGCAATTGGAGCACCGGCTCCTCCCCCTACGCGTCGCGCTCCGCATCCTTCGCCCTGATGAGGTTGACGGTGACGAGAACGCCCTACGGCGGGCGCGCAGGGCGATCGCGGAGTGGGAGAGCACGCCGAGCGGCGAGATTGGGCGGTCGGCCGGGGAGCTGATCCGGAGAATGGCGCCGGATGAGCCGCCGCGCGGCAGCGCGTCGGCCGTGCGGAGGGTGACGTACGCGGTGGAGTCATTGTCGCGCCTGGTGATGGCGGCCGTGGTGGCGGTGCTCGGCGGCGGAGAGGGCAAGGCGCTGTTGGGCGAGATACGGGTCTCCGGCGAGTGGCCGTGGGCGGAGGCCTTCAacgaggtggcggcggcggtgtctGGGCGACTACGAGTGGCCCTACCCGGCGAGCTGGAGGCGGTGGAGTCGGCGGTGAGGAGGTTGGCGGGCGTGATCGACGACGAAACGGAGGAATTGGGGATGGCAGTCGAGGCGGTTGAGTTAACGACGGAGGAGTTGACGGTGGGTTTGGACGGTTTGACGGACGGCGTTAACGGAGCATTTCACGCCGCGATGGGAACCCGGACTGCCGCGTTGAAGAGCCTACGGTGTCGTCTGCGAGGGTGTTCATAA
- the LOC103990471 gene encoding ADP-ribosylation factor GTPase-activating protein AGD4, producing MTAFVTLEDSPMFRKQIYSLEQTTDELKDRCHKFHKGCKRFMVSLGEAYYGDLSFADSLEAFGAGQDDPVSVAIGGPVMSKFTTAFRELGSYKELLRSQVEHMLSNRLMQFMNVDLQNVKDCRRRFDKATAGYDQAREKFMSLKKGTRVDIVAELEENLQNSKSAFERCRFNLVNALANIEAKKKFEFLESISAVMDANMRYFKQGYELLSQMEPFIHQVLTYTQQSKEMINVEQDKLEKRIQEFRTQSELANLRSSSNMQATTSGDGINVIGLNSYKNIEALMQSTANGEVQIIKQGYLLKRSSNLRGDWKRRFFVLDSHGTLYYYRDKWSKQPGGENIGFHTVDLRTSTIKIDAEQTDLRFCFRIISPAKTFTLQAENEVDRMDWVEKIRGVITSLLNSTLSNQLSSGGLDMDGHSFADANGVDAHLLEESTNTKGYDNISKILRSIPGNDACAECGAPDPDWASLNLGILVCIECSGVHRNLGVHISKVRSLTLDVKVWEPAVVDLFCALGNAYCNSVWEELLLFQDQRIDVPNVDGPSVKKPTPKDAISRKEKYIHSKYVGKSLIVRETSQSELPLITVRIWEAIKTNNVQIAYRLFVASDAFPNTIYDEVNSELYHISDTPVNRNNGSTERKQFDPALCQKIKDSGEPESCLDGCSLLHIACHVGDPVMLELLLQFGADINFQDFHGRTPLHHCICTKNNSLAKYLIRRGASTSAKDGGGFTALERAMELGAITDEELFILLAGR from the exons ATGACGGCCTTCGTGACGTTGGAAGACTCCCCAATGTTCAGAAAGCAG ATTTATTCATTGGAGCAAACGACTGATGAATTAAAAGATCGATGTCACAAGTTTCACAAAGGATGTAAGAGATTTAT GGTATCACTTGGTGAAGCCTATTATGGTGACCTTTCCTTTGCAGACTCATTGGAAGCATTTGGGGCTGGACAAGATGATCCTGTTAGTGTAGCCATAGGAG GACCTGTAATGTCAAAATTCACTACTGCATTTAGGGAACTTGGGAGTTATAAAGAGCTTCTTCGCTCTCAG GTAGAACATATGCTGAGTAACCGTCTGATGCAATTCATGAATGTGGATCTGCAAAATGTAAAG GACTGTCGCAGGCGATTTGACAAAGCTACAGCAGGGTATGATCAG GCACGTGAGAAATTTATGTCATTAAAAAAGGGCACACGAGTAGACATAGTTGCTGAATTAGAAGAG AATTTGCAGAACTCAAAGTCAGCTTTTGAAAGATGTCGGTTTAATCTA GTTAATGCTCTTGCAAATATTGAAGCAAAGAAAAAGTTTGAATTCCTAGAATCTATAAGTGCAGTAATGGATGCCAATATGAGATACTTTAAGCAG GGATATGAGTTACTGAGCCAGATGGAACCATTTATTCACCAG GTTTTGACATACACTCAACAGTCAAAAGAAATGATTAATGTTGAGCAAGACAAACTTGAAAAGAGAATCCAGGAGTTCAGAACCCAAAGCGAACTTGCAAATTTAAGGTCCTCCAGCAATATGCAGGCCACAACAAGTGGTGATGGTATTAATGTAATTGGTCTCAATTCATACAAAAATATAGAAGCCTTGATGCAATCTACTGCTAATGGAGAG GTTCAAATAATTAAGCAAGGTTATCTCCTTAAGCGATCTTCAAATTTGAGAGGAGATTGGAAGCGGAGATTTTTTGTACTTGATAGCCATGGGACTTTGTACTACTACAGAGATAAGTGGAGTAAACAGCCG GGTGGTGAGAACATTGGTTTTCACACTGTTGATCTTCGAACTTCAACCATTAAGATAGATGCAGAGCAGACAGATTTGAGGTTCTGCTTCAGAATAATATCTCCTGCAAAGACATTCACGTTGCAG GCTGAAAATGAAGTGGATAGAATGGACTGGGTTGAAAAAATTAGAGGAGTTATTACATCACTTCTAAATTCTACTTTATCTAATCAG CTTTCATCTGGCGGCTTGGACATGGATGGTCACAGCTTTGCTGATGCAAATGGTGTTGATGCTCATTTGTTAGAGGAGAGCACAAATACAAAAGGATATGATAATATTTCGAAGATTCTCAGGAGTATACCTGGGAATGATGCTTGTGCTGAATGTGGTGCTCCTGATCCTGATTGGGCATCTCTAAATCTGGGAATTCTTGTGTGCATAGAGTGCTCTGGAGTTCACAGAAATCTTGGTGTTCACATTTCGAAG GTGAGATCACTGACATTAGATGTTAAGGTGTGGGAGCCAGCTGTTGTGGATTTATTTTGTGCTCTTGGAAATGCTTATTGTAATTCTGTGTGGGAGGAATTGCTTCTCTTTCAGGATCAAAG GATTGATGTACCAAATGTTGATGGGCCATCTGTCAAAAAGCCCACTCCCAAAGATGCTATTTCaagaaaggaaaaatatataCATTCCAAG TATGTGGGCAAATCTCTAATAGTCAGAGAAACAAGCCAGTCTGAACTTCCTCTCATTACAGTTCGCATTTGGGAAGCAATCAAAACTAATAATGTTCAAATAGCATATCGTCTCTTTGTGGCATCAGATGCCTTTCCTAACACCATAtatgatgaggtgaatagtgagcTTTATCACATATCAGATACACCCGTGAACAGAAATAATGGTTCCACAGAGAGGAAACAATTTGATCCTGCATTATGTCAGAAAATCAAGGATTCTGGTGAACCAGAGAGCTGTTTGGATGGTTGTTCCCTATTGCATATAGCATGTCATGTTGGTGATCCCGTCATGTTGGAGCTCCTGCTACAGTTTGGTGCTGACATTAATTTCCAGGATTTTCATGGGAGAACCCCTCTCCATCATTGTATTTGCACAAAGAATAATTCTCTTGCTAAATATTTGATAAGAAG GGGTGCAAGCACATCTGCTAAAGATGGTGGTGGCTTCACTGCTTTAGAAAGAGCGATGGAGCTTGGAGCAATTACCGATGAAGAACTTTTTATATTGCTTGCTGGTCGCTAG
- the LOC135610339 gene encoding uncharacterized protein LOC135610339, translating to MASSVAALFLGVILALLCASSYARPGGPFHPCNTLSITYTFSSSSAATAAVPHRAYRFVSIYRIITPFSSSANAFDDRRPLLIRRPGLPRREVAEPAALGFSSLHERAKDILVVVVGLLFGVGCGALTAATMYLVWSLVANRNEVYGSDGEEGDYAVESPKKAGYVKIPSAEPAPAKEGYEGN from the coding sequence ATGGCCTCCTCCGTCGCCGCTCTCTTCCTTGGCGTCATCCTTGCCCTCCTCTGCGCCTCCTCCTACGCCCGTCCCGGCGGCCCCTTCCACCCTTGCAACACCCTCTCCATCACCtacaccttctcctcctcctccgctgccACCGCGGCCGTTCCACACCGCGCCTACCGATTCGTCTCCATCTACCGCATCATCACCCCGTTCTCCTCCTCCGCCAACGCCTTCGACGACCGCCGCCCGTTGCTCATACGACGGCCCGGCTTGCCCCGCCGCGAGGTCGCGGAACCCGCCGCCCTCGGGTTCAGTTCGCTCCACGAGCGCGCCAAGGACATCCTCGTGGTCGTCGTCGGCCTTCTATTCGGCGTCGGCTGCGGCGCCCTCACCGCCGCCACCATGTACCTCGTCTGGTCCCTCGTCGCCAACCGCAACGAGGTCTACGGATCCGACGGAGAGGAGGGGGATTACGCCGTGGAGAGCCCCAAGAAGGCGGGATACGTCAAGATCCCATCGGCCGAACCTGCCCCGGCCAAAGAAGGGTACGAGGGGAATTAG
- the LOC103990640 gene encoding cytokinin dehydrogenase 3, which produces MELALFCTKVNILILVLALCSPCKFIQSPMDFGSSDFLHTRNTAASLDFGRLVFNSPSAVLKPRSPKDISLLLTFLSASSFGEVTVAARGAGHSIHGQAQALDGIVIEMDSIPSDIYIHKKGDDEAGFSHADISGGALWIELLEESLKVGLAPRSWTDYLYLSIGGTLSHGGVSGQTFKYGPQISNVLQLDVVTGKGELMTCSPTKNSELFYAVLGGLGQFGIITRARILLQDAPQKVRWARAFYDDFDTFTRDQELLLSMPDLVDYLEGFIVPNQLSLLGTSIAFPAHLGFVPEFHKVYYCIEFAVHDFQAKGTNAEQVVEKITKRMSHIPSLMYSVEVSYFDFLNRVRIEEMSLRSRGLWEVPHPWLNMFVPRSGIKDFKDLLLENISPEEFEGPILVYPLLRDKWDANTSAVLPDAPAEQVVYIVGVLRSATPASCPARCLDDILRRNRRIVEAASAPRIGAKQYLPRHPSPLHWRDHFGRRWNRFAARKSLFDPLSLLAPGQGIFTRTHASTV; this is translated from the exons ATGGAGTTGGCTCTGTTCTGCACCAAGGTCAATATCCTTATCCTCGTTCTGGCTCTCTGTTCTCCATGCAAGTTCATCCAGAGTCCCATGGACTTTGGCTCCTCGGACTTCCTCCACACCAGAAACACAGCAGCATCCTTGGACTTCGGGAGACTCGTCTTCAACTCTCCCTCTGCAGTCCTGAAGCCCCGATCCCCCAAGGACATCTCACTCCTCCTCACCTTCCTCTCTGCTTCCTCCTTCGGCGAAGTCACAGTTGCAGCGAGAGGAGCTGGACACTCCATCCATGGCCAAGCCCAAGCTCTTGATGGAATCGTCATCGAGATGGATTCTATCCCCTCTGACATATACATCCACAAAAAGGGAGATGATGAAGCCGGCTTCTCTCATGCCGATATCAGTGGTGGTGCTCTCTGGATCGAGCTTTTAGAGGAGAGCTTGAAGGTTGGGCTGGCTCCAAGGTCTTGGACCGATTACCTTTATCTCAGCATTGGTGGGACTCTCTCCCATGGTGGTGTCAGTGGCCAAACCTTCAAATATGGACCTCAGATCAGCAATGTCCTTCAACTAGATGTGGTAACAG GCAAGGGAGAACTGATGACATGCTCACCCACCAAAAACTCGGAGCTTTTCTATGCAGTTCTTGGCGGGTTAGGCCAGTTTGGCATCATAACAAGAGCAAGGATCCTTCTCCAAGATGCTCCACAGAAA GTGAGATGGGCCAGAGCCTTTTACGATGACTTCGACACCTTCACCAGAGACCAAGAGTTGCTGCTCTCCATGCCGGACTTGGTGGACTATCTCGAGGGGTTCATAGTTCCAAACCAGCTGTCCCTCCTCGGCACCTCCATTGCCTTCCCGGCTCACCTGGGCTTCGTGCCCGAGTTCCATAAGGTCTACTACTGCATCGAGTTTGCTGTCCATGACTTCCAAGCGAAAGGCACCAACGCAGAACAA GTTGTGGAGAAGATAACGAAGCGGATGAGCCACATCCCATCCCTCATGTACAGTGTGGAGGTGTCCTACTTCGATTTCCTCAACAGGGTGAGGATAGAGGAGATGAGCCTGAGGAGTAGAGGACTCTGGGAAGTTCCCCACCCTTGGCTCAATATGTTTGTGCCCAGGTCTGGGATCAAGGACTTCAAAGACCTGTTGCTGGAGAACATCTCACCGGAAGAATTCGAGGGCCCTATCCTCGTCTACCCACTTTTAAgagacaa GTGGGACGCCAACACATCAGCTGTGCTGCCCGATGCGCCGGCCGAGCAGGTGGTGTACATTGTGGGGGTGCTGCGGTCCGCCACTCCAGCCAGTTGCCCCGCCCGGTGCCTCGACGACATCCTCCGCCGCAACCGCCGCATAGTAGAGGCGGCCTCCGCCCCGCGAATCGGCGCAAAGCAGTACCTCCCACGCCACCCGTCCCCGCTCCATTGGCGTGATCACTTCGGGCGACGGTGGAACCGGTTCGCGGCCCGCAAAAGCCTGTTCGACCCCCTCAGCCTCCTGGCTCCTGGCCAAGGCATCTTCACCAGAACACACGCTTCCACAGTATAG
- the LOC103990722 gene encoding uncharacterized protein LOC103990722 isoform X2, translating to MMEADDNTNFEYGGGFPQSFSNRDAVCLPGTVNRAMGMASGRGMCSSGSSMAGMFLPANAGTLNNTSPVTPQSGNSSGNAILNHESPPESASTSAVNWSNDEVLVLRRGLEEYADKPSLTKYINIAGMLPNKTARDIALRCHWMMPEKMVNSSSVSSMNYVQPDNVTHNAPTMLDVHHGNQVSCEAYPTESETQRCLAENVKLLNLIMANFEMNKVEDNVNLLYYVRKNIVTILNSFSGASSVMSRMPPLCMSIGSCAWWQSPKGRAKTRLTCCFIVEI from the exons ATGATGGAGGCAGATGATAACACGAACTTTGAGTATGGAGGAGGCTTTCCGCAATCTTTTAGCAATCGAGATGCAGTTTGCTTGCCGGGCACCGTCAACAGAGCAATGGGGATGGCGTCGGGGCGAGGAATGTGCAGTTCTGGTAGCAGTATGGCAGGGATGTTCTTGCCTGCGAACGCCGGAACTCTAAATAATACCTCCCCGGTGACGCCGCAGTCGGGTAATTCTTCAGGAAATGCCATTCTTAACCATGAATCACCACCCGAGAGTGCTTCAACCTCGGCTGTTAATTGGTCTAACGATGAAGTGCTTGTGTTGAGGCGGGGTCTTGaaga ATATGCTGATAAGCCTAGCTTAACGAAGTACATCAATATAGCAGGTATGCTGCCCAACAAGACAGCAAGGGATATTGCATTGAGGTGCCACTGGATGATGCCT GAAAAGATGGTGAATTCTTCTTCAGTGTCAAGTATGAATTATGTTCAACCAGACAATGTAACTCACAATGCTCCGACAATGCTTGATGTGCACCATGGTAATCAAGTTTCATGTGAAG CCTATCCAACAGAAAGTGAAACTCAGCGTTGCCTAGCCGAGAATGTTAAACTTCTCAACCTGATTATGGCTAACTTTGAAATGAATAAG GTAGAAGATAATGTCAATCTATTATATTATGTAAGAAAGAACATAGTTACCATTCTAAATAG CTTCAGTGGTGCATCAAGCGTTATGAGTCGGATGCCTCCATTATGCATGTCAATCG GTTCATGCGCTTGGTGGCAGTCACCGAAAGGAAGAGCAAAGACGAGGTTGACATGCTGCTTCATTGTGGAGATCTGA
- the LOC103990722 gene encoding uncharacterized protein LOC103990722 isoform X3: MMEADDNTNFEYGGGFPQSFSNRDAVCLPGTVNRAMGMASGRGMCSSGSSMAGMFLPANAGTLNNTSPVTPQSGNSSGNAILNHESPPESASTSAVNWSNDEVLVLRRGLEEYADKPSLTKYINIAGMLPNKTARDIALRCHWMMPEKMVNSSSVSSMNYVQPDNVTHNAPTMLDVHHAYPTESETQRCLAENVKLLNLIMANFEMNKVEDNVNLLYYVRKNIVTILNSFSGASSVMSRMPPLCMSIGEDLFQLLFVLVNLVHALGGSHRKEEQRRG, encoded by the exons ATGATGGAGGCAGATGATAACACGAACTTTGAGTATGGAGGAGGCTTTCCGCAATCTTTTAGCAATCGAGATGCAGTTTGCTTGCCGGGCACCGTCAACAGAGCAATGGGGATGGCGTCGGGGCGAGGAATGTGCAGTTCTGGTAGCAGTATGGCAGGGATGTTCTTGCCTGCGAACGCCGGAACTCTAAATAATACCTCCCCGGTGACGCCGCAGTCGGGTAATTCTTCAGGAAATGCCATTCTTAACCATGAATCACCACCCGAGAGTGCTTCAACCTCGGCTGTTAATTGGTCTAACGATGAAGTGCTTGTGTTGAGGCGGGGTCTTGaaga ATATGCTGATAAGCCTAGCTTAACGAAGTACATCAATATAGCAGGTATGCTGCCCAACAAGACAGCAAGGGATATTGCATTGAGGTGCCACTGGATGATGCCT GAAAAGATGGTGAATTCTTCTTCAGTGTCAAGTATGAATTATGTTCAACCAGACAATGTAACTCACAATGCTCCGACAATGCTTGATGTGCACCATG CCTATCCAACAGAAAGTGAAACTCAGCGTTGCCTAGCCGAGAATGTTAAACTTCTCAACCTGATTATGGCTAACTTTGAAATGAATAAG GTAGAAGATAATGTCAATCTATTATATTATGTAAGAAAGAACATAGTTACCATTCTAAATAG CTTCAGTGGTGCATCAAGCGTTATGAGTCGGATGCCTCCATTATGCATGTCAATCGGTGAAGATCTTTTCCAACTCTTGTTTGTCCTTGTCAATCTG GTTCATGCGCTTGGTGGCAGTCACCGAAAGGAAGAGCAAAGACGAGGTTGA
- the LOC103990722 gene encoding uncharacterized protein LOC103990722 isoform X1 — MMEADDNTNFEYGGGFPQSFSNRDAVCLPGTVNRAMGMASGRGMCSSGSSMAGMFLPANAGTLNNTSPVTPQSGNSSGNAILNHESPPESASTSAVNWSNDEVLVLRRGLEEYADKPSLTKYINIAGMLPNKTARDIALRCHWMMPEKMVNSSSVSSMNYVQPDNVTHNAPTMLDVHHGNQVSCEAYPTESETQRCLAENVKLLNLIMANFEMNKVEDNVNLLYYVRKNIVTILNSFSGASSVMSRMPPLCMSIGEDLFQLLFVLVNLVHALGGSHRKEEQRRG, encoded by the exons ATGATGGAGGCAGATGATAACACGAACTTTGAGTATGGAGGAGGCTTTCCGCAATCTTTTAGCAATCGAGATGCAGTTTGCTTGCCGGGCACCGTCAACAGAGCAATGGGGATGGCGTCGGGGCGAGGAATGTGCAGTTCTGGTAGCAGTATGGCAGGGATGTTCTTGCCTGCGAACGCCGGAACTCTAAATAATACCTCCCCGGTGACGCCGCAGTCGGGTAATTCTTCAGGAAATGCCATTCTTAACCATGAATCACCACCCGAGAGTGCTTCAACCTCGGCTGTTAATTGGTCTAACGATGAAGTGCTTGTGTTGAGGCGGGGTCTTGaaga ATATGCTGATAAGCCTAGCTTAACGAAGTACATCAATATAGCAGGTATGCTGCCCAACAAGACAGCAAGGGATATTGCATTGAGGTGCCACTGGATGATGCCT GAAAAGATGGTGAATTCTTCTTCAGTGTCAAGTATGAATTATGTTCAACCAGACAATGTAACTCACAATGCTCCGACAATGCTTGATGTGCACCATGGTAATCAAGTTTCATGTGAAG CCTATCCAACAGAAAGTGAAACTCAGCGTTGCCTAGCCGAGAATGTTAAACTTCTCAACCTGATTATGGCTAACTTTGAAATGAATAAG GTAGAAGATAATGTCAATCTATTATATTATGTAAGAAAGAACATAGTTACCATTCTAAATAG CTTCAGTGGTGCATCAAGCGTTATGAGTCGGATGCCTCCATTATGCATGTCAATCGGTGAAGATCTTTTCCAACTCTTGTTTGTCCTTGTCAATCTG GTTCATGCGCTTGGTGGCAGTCACCGAAAGGAAGAGCAAAGACGAGGTTGA